A single Rhinolophus ferrumequinum isolate MPI-CBG mRhiFer1 chromosome 12, mRhiFer1_v1.p, whole genome shotgun sequence DNA region contains:
- the ABITRAM gene encoding protein Abitram, whose translation MAIEPEAAEPAVPSLVDRYFTRWYKADVKGKPCEDHCILQHSNRICVITLAGSHPVLQSGKTIKSISYQISTNCSRLQNKVSGKFKRGAQFLTELAPLCKIYCSDGEEYTISSCVRGRLMEVNENILHKPSILQEKPSTEGYIAVVLPKFEESKSITEGLLTQKQYDEVMVKRINATTGTS comes from the exons ATGGCTATCGAGCCTGAGGCGGCGGAGCCTGCGGTGCCGTCGCTTGTGGATCGGTACTTCACTCGCTGGTACAAAGCGG ATGTCAAAGGAAAACCCTGTGAGGACCACTGTATACTCCAGCACTCTAACCG AATATGTGTCATTACGTTGGCAGGATCGCATCCAGTTCTTCAAAgtggaaaaacaattaaaagcatTTCCTATCAAATCAGTACCAACTGTAGCAGACTTCAGAACAAGGTCTCTGGGAAATTTAAGCGG GGGGCACAGTTTCTAACAGAACTTGCACCTCTGTGTAAGATTTACTGCTCAGATGGAGAAGAATACACCATATCAAG ctgtGTTAGAGGACGGTTGATGGAAGTGAATGAAAACATTCTCCATAAGCCATCTATTCTTCAAGAGAAG CCATCCACTGAAGGCTACATAGCAGTTGTGTTGCCCAAATTTGAAGAAAGTAAAAGCATAACAGAAGGGTTACTGACACAAAAACAGTATGACGAAGTCATGGTAAAACGCATTAATGCCACAACAGGTACATCATGA